TCAAATAGCCGGCAAGGCCGGTTGGCGTCTTGTGGTCGTTCTCGAAGAAGGCCGAATAGGAATCGATCGAGGGGCGAAAGCCCTTGCGGATGACCAGCTGCGCCTTCGTCCAGTCGAGGCCGGGATGAAAGTCCGCGCCCCTCGTGCCCTGCACGCAATGGTCGGGCCACAGCGTCTGCGGTCCGTAGGGCATGTCGATCGTCTCGAAGGGCTGGCGGCCGGGATGGGTGGAGGCGAAGCTCGAATGGCCGGCCGGGTGCCAGTCCTGCGTCAGCACCACATGGTCGAACGCGCCGATCAGGGCGTTGACCAGCGGCACGATCTCGTCGCCGCCGGCCACCGCCAGCGCCCCGCCGGGGCAGAAATCGTTCTGGATGTCGACGACGATCAGGGCTTTCGCGCTCATCTTCTTCTCCCGTGCTGCGGGCCGGGCCGTCCCGCGACTGTCGATGCCCGCCCTTTGCATACAGGCCGTGCGGCCCTATGCCACTGCCTTGACGCAACAAATTTTCCCATATTAATCGAAAGCGCGTATTACAGCAGTTGTTCATGTCCCGCAGCGACACCTCTCCGGCCAGCCATCAACAGACAGGATGCCAGGAATGACACAAGCCGCGCGCCAGGAGACGGACGTCGCCGCCGCTCCCGAATTTCCGATTCCGGCCGGGGTCCATGCCGAGAAGGTGATTTCGGTCCGCCACTACACCGACTTTCTGTTCTCGTTCCGCATCACCCGGCCGCAGAGCTTCCGCTTCCGCTCGGGCGAGTTCGTCATGATCGGCCTGCCCAATGCGGCGAAGCCCGTGTTCCGCGCCTATTCCATCGCCAGCCCGTCCTGGGACGAGGAGCTGGAATTCTTCTCGATCAAGGTGCCGGACGGCCCGCTGACCCAGCATCTGCAGAAGATCAAGCCGGGCGACACGGTGCTGATGCGCCAGAAGTCGACCGGCACGCTGGTGCTCGACGCGCTGACGCCGGGCAAGCGGCTGTGGATGATCTCGACCGGCACCGGCATCGCGCCCTTCGCCAGCCTGATGCGCGACCCCGAGACCTACGAGAAGTTCGACGAGGTGATCCTCACCCACACCTGCCGCGAGGTGGCGGAACTGACCTATGGCGAGGAGCTGGCGAGGAACCTCGTCGAGGACCCGCTGATCGGCGAGCTGGTTCAGGGCCGCTTCTTCCACTATGCCACCGCGACGCGCGAGCCCTATGCGCGCTCCGGCCGCATCACGGCGCTGATCGAGAGCGGCAAGCTGTTCGAGGACCTCTGCATGCCGCCCTTCGACCCCGCCGTCGACCGGGTAATGATCTGCGGCTCGATGGACATGATCCGCGACGTCAAGGCGCTGGTCGAGAAGGCGGGGCTGAAGGAAGGCTCCAACGCCGCGCCGGCCGAGTTCGTCGTCGAGCGCGCGTTCGTCGATTGAGGGGCGTCGATTGAGGGGCGTCGATTGAGGGGCGCGGATTGAGCGGCTCTATTCGGCCGCCGCTTCCCGCGCCCTGGCGCGGGCCAGGGCCGGCCGGGCCAGCACTCGGTTGAAATAGGCGTTCACCCGGTCCGAGGTGATCGTGAACTGCGAATCCCGCGCCCATTGCCCGCAATGGCCGAGGATCACGTCGGCCGCGGTGAAGCGGTTGCCCATGGCGAAGCTCGATTCGCCCAGCCTTGCCTCGAGCGCGTTGATCTCGCGGTTGAATTCGGCCGTCGTCCACGGGCCGACGTCGACTCGCTCGATCTCGGGCAGCATCGACGCGTGCTTCTGGCGGTTCCACAGCGGCGCTTCCAGCTCCGACTGGGCGAAGAACAGCCAGGCGTTGAGATGGGCGCGCTCGGCCGGCGTCTTCGGCCCCATCTCCTTTTCCGGATGCTTGTCGGCGAGATAGGCGCAGATCGCGGCGGAGTCGGTGACGGTCATGCCGTCGTCGACCAGCACCGGCCCCTTGCCGGAGGGGTGGTAGCGCCGCATCTCCTCGCTGTCGCGC
The window above is part of the Aquamicrobium sp. genome. Proteins encoded here:
- the pncA gene encoding bifunctional nicotinamidase/pyrazinamidase, whose protein sequence is MSAKALIVVDIQNDFCPGGALAVAGGDEIVPLVNALIGAFDHVVLTQDWHPAGHSSFASTHPGRQPFETIDMPYGPQTLWPDHCVQGTRGADFHPGLDWTKAQLVIRKGFRPSIDSYSAFFENDHKTPTGLAGYLKERGISDLTFVGLATDYCVAYSALDAVRHGFSATVETGACRAIDLGGSLEAMTRRMAEAGVTLA
- a CDS encoding ferredoxin--NADP reductase; this encodes MTQAARQETDVAAAPEFPIPAGVHAEKVISVRHYTDFLFSFRITRPQSFRFRSGEFVMIGLPNAAKPVFRAYSIASPSWDEELEFFSIKVPDGPLTQHLQKIKPGDTVLMRQKSTGTLVLDALTPGKRLWMISTGTGIAPFASLMRDPETYEKFDEVILTHTCREVAELTYGEELARNLVEDPLIGELVQGRFFHYATATREPYARSGRITALIESGKLFEDLCMPPFDPAVDRVMICGSMDMIRDVKALVEKAGLKEGSNAAPAEFVVERAFVD
- a CDS encoding glutathione S-transferase family protein; its protein translation is MYLAVGSPGSRLIRVTWMLEELGQPYRILKAARDSEEMRRYHPSGKGPVLVDDGMTVTDSAAICAYLADKHPEKEMGPKTPAERAHLNAWLFFAQSELEAPLWNRQKHASMLPEIERVDVGPWTTAEFNREINALEARLGESSFAMGNRFTAADVILGHCGQWARDSQFTITSDRVNAYFNRVLARPALARARAREAAAE